In Candidatus Binataceae bacterium, one genomic interval encodes:
- a CDS encoding VOC family protein gives MIETLGLRHVALRVADLARAKRFYCENFGMHVTWQPDPDNAYLSSGCDILALHREPTTADTPQSRLDHIGFFVSDQARLEEDFAWAQRQGLPIVHPLRHHRDGTSSFYLRDPDGVVIQVLYDPSLKSAPGGTPHSER, from the coding sequence ATGATTGAGACCCTGGGGTTGCGCCATGTCGCGCTGCGAGTCGCAGACCTGGCGCGCGCCAAACGATTTTATTGCGAAAACTTCGGCATGCATGTGACTTGGCAGCCCGACCCTGACAACGCGTATTTGAGTTCGGGATGCGACATCCTGGCGCTCCACCGCGAGCCAACCACGGCGGATACGCCGCAGTCGCGGCTGGATCACATCGGTTTTTTCGTGAGCGACCAGGCCCGGTTAGAGGAAGATTTTGCCTGGGCCCAGCGCCAGGGACTTCCGATCGTCCATCCTTTACGTCACCATCGTGACGGAACCTCCTCGTTCTACCTGCGCGATCCCGATGGCGTGGTGATTCAGGTGTTGTACGATCCAAGCCTCAAATCGGCGCCTGGTGGCACGCCACACAGCGAGCGCTGA
- a CDS encoding lipase family protein — protein sequence MKSDPVVIHHWGWLGLGWLPLACLLALTGGGCGGNSNSTPAPTPTPAPPAPFNASKNEGLLLGAQTVIDYPTLSAGTTTGLDSFYSGVVCGGLSAQDCTTNETNLNTAQFGNFNLAANPIGKNPLGIATVTAAKLDYIAINVDQTALQVSGGVLVPNVNPASLKGLILYFHGTTVDRSYVPSNFTPLSNTSSYTDGTMLAATWASQGYVVVMPDYIGLGDDTAHVHPYVVYPGTNAQSGLAMVKAARAYLANSFNIDGTLPFYLSGYSEGGAYALQAEHMMQSNPLYASSLNVTLKKTVPLSGFFDLSGVGLPYLFDNISATNNNWYSLNPTISALSKPYLSAYLVLSFAAYSGISPAAILAPDSYNCPASSSTCGASNNLTGLYFTAPQSAGYNQQVALLSYALATTTGWSTSNNAITPLLTQAYATALQNQDPGNPLYRQLTSANTYQFTPTTPITLASLEQDSVVTRKNSDTAFTYFTQQNPQGPYQEELVNNNNFLVASGLGVDYLSSGLTAGSSPVDHLTELPFMSVLILNEFNLAP from the coding sequence ATGAAATCAGATCCGGTCGTGATTCACCATTGGGGTTGGCTTGGGTTGGGGTGGTTGCCGCTGGCCTGTTTGCTGGCACTAACCGGCGGTGGCTGCGGCGGCAACAGCAACTCGACGCCGGCACCAACGCCTACACCAGCACCGCCCGCCCCCTTTAACGCCAGCAAGAACGAAGGCTTGTTGCTGGGCGCGCAAACCGTGATCGACTATCCCACTCTCAGCGCCGGCACCACTACTGGTCTAGACAGCTTTTACAGCGGGGTAGTTTGCGGGGGTCTGAGTGCGCAGGATTGCACGACCAACGAAACCAATCTAAATACCGCACAGTTTGGCAACTTCAACCTGGCAGCCAATCCGATCGGCAAAAACCCGCTGGGAATCGCCACGGTGACGGCGGCAAAGCTTGACTATATCGCCATCAACGTCGATCAGACCGCGTTGCAGGTTTCCGGCGGGGTCCTGGTTCCCAATGTCAACCCGGCCTCGCTCAAAGGGCTGATTCTGTATTTCCACGGCACCACCGTCGATCGCTCTTACGTACCCTCCAACTTCACCCCGCTGAGCAATACCAGCAGTTATACTGACGGCACGATGCTGGCGGCGACTTGGGCCTCGCAGGGTTATGTGGTGGTGATGCCCGACTATATCGGCTTGGGTGACGACACCGCTCATGTCCATCCTTACGTAGTCTATCCAGGCACTAACGCCCAGAGCGGGCTGGCGATGGTCAAGGCGGCGCGCGCGTACCTGGCCAACTCCTTCAATATCGACGGCACACTGCCTTTTTACCTCAGCGGCTATTCCGAAGGCGGCGCCTACGCACTACAGGCCGAGCATATGATGCAGAGCAACCCGCTCTATGCTTCGAGCTTGAACGTAACGCTCAAAAAGACGGTGCCATTGTCGGGTTTCTTCGACCTGTCGGGGGTTGGACTGCCCTACCTGTTCGACAACATCAGCGCAACCAACAACAATTGGTACTCGCTCAATCCCACGATTTCGGCGCTGAGCAAGCCCTATCTCAGTGCTTATCTCGTGTTGAGCTTCGCCGCCTATTCGGGCATTTCACCGGCCGCGATTTTAGCCCCTGACTCTTACAATTGTCCTGCCAGCAGCAGCACTTGCGGCGCCAGCAACAACCTCACCGGGCTTTATTTCACCGCGCCGCAAAGTGCCGGCTACAATCAGCAGGTGGCCCTGCTCAGCTACGCTCTGGCAACCACCACAGGCTGGAGCACGAGCAACAATGCGATCACGCCGCTGTTGACCCAGGCTTACGCGACGGCCCTGCAAAACCAAGATCCCGGTAATCCACTCTACCGGCAACTGACCAGCGCCAATACCTACCAATTTACGCCCACGACGCCGATTACCCTGGCCTCGCTGGAGCAAGACTCGGTGGTAACGCGCAAGAATTCCGACACCGCCTTCACCTACTTCACTCAGCAGAACCCCCAGGGCCCTTACCAGGAAGAGCTGGTGAACAACAACAACTTTCTGGTGGCCAGTGGCTTGGGCGTGGACTACCTGAGCTCAGGGCTCACCGCGGGCAGCTCACCAGTGGATCACTTGACCGAGCTGCCCTTCATGAGCGTGCTGATATTGAACGAATTCAACCTCGCTCCGTAA
- a CDS encoding aldo/keto reductase, which yields MIRGKATAHGTAGYAARFANLPGNFRPLLGLQASSLGLGTYLGEMDVETDELYRQCATTALSRGINVLDTAVNYRFQRSERALGAAIAQLVGEGKVQREEIIVATKGGYITFDGQMPPDPSAWFEQHFIASGLIPPAELVDNSHCLNPRFLAAMLEWSRTNLGLEAVDVYFLHNPETQLNEVPRPEFLRRMRAAFEMLEQQVAAGNLSAYGTATWSGYRTASRNRDYLSLAELVGLAGEVAGQEHHFKVIQLPFSLAAPEALTLANQSLPGHSQPVTLLEAAGELGVAVWASASLMQGRLAVNLPALVREAMAGLRTDAQRALQFVRSTPGIAVALVGMKSPRHLLDNLETLAIAPAAQQAYMKLFKPAGN from the coding sequence ATGATTCGCGGGAAAGCGACTGCACACGGCACCGCGGGATACGCGGCGCGTTTTGCCAATTTGCCGGGCAACTTTCGCCCGCTGCTCGGGTTGCAGGCCAGCTCTTTAGGGCTGGGTACTTATTTGGGCGAGATGGATGTCGAAACCGACGAACTCTACCGCCAGTGCGCCACGACCGCGCTCAGCCGCGGGATCAACGTGTTGGACACCGCTGTCAATTACCGCTTTCAGCGCAGCGAACGGGCGCTGGGCGCGGCAATCGCGCAGCTCGTGGGCGAGGGCAAGGTGCAGCGCGAGGAAATAATCGTCGCCACCAAGGGCGGGTACATCACCTTTGACGGCCAGATGCCGCCTGACCCGAGCGCCTGGTTCGAGCAGCATTTCATCGCCAGCGGTTTGATCCCGCCCGCCGAGCTGGTCGACAACTCCCATTGTCTCAATCCCCGCTTCTTGGCGGCGATGCTGGAATGGAGCCGCACCAACCTGGGCTTGGAGGCAGTGGACGTATATTTTCTGCACAATCCCGAGACCCAGCTTAACGAAGTCCCGCGACCGGAGTTTTTGCGCCGGATGAGGGCGGCCTTCGAAATGCTCGAGCAGCAGGTGGCGGCCGGCAATTTGAGTGCTTACGGGACCGCGACCTGGAGCGGCTATCGCACCGCCTCGCGCAATCGCGACTACCTGTCTTTGGCGGAGTTGGTCGGCTTGGCGGGCGAGGTAGCCGGCCAGGAGCATCACTTCAAGGTGATCCAGTTGCCCTTCTCACTAGCCGCTCCCGAAGCCCTGACTTTGGCCAATCAGTCGCTGCCCGGCCATTCGCAGCCGGTGACTTTGCTGGAGGCTGCGGGCGAACTGGGCGTCGCGGTGTGGGCCAGCGCCTCGCTCATGCAGGGACGGCTGGCCGTCAACCTGCCGGCGCTGGTACGTGAGGCCATGGCCGGCTTGCGCACCGACGCTCAGCGTGCGCTGCAATTCGTGCGCTCCACCCCAGGTATCGCTGTCGCCCTGGTCGGGATGAAGTCACCGCGCCACCTGCTGGATAATCTGGAAACGCTGGCAATCGCGCCGGCAGCTCAACAAGCCTATATGAAGCTGTTCAAACCAGCCGGTAACTAG
- a CDS encoding electron transfer flavoprotein subunit beta/FixA family protein, whose amino-acid sequence MKILVPLKRVPDPATTISVRPDGSGIVTENIKWVVNPFDEIAIEEGLRIKERLGQGEVLLLAIGTSAWQEQLRTGLAMGADRAKLILSDQDLDSLAIARLIAAVVKQEHPDLVIVGKQAIDDDANQTGQMLAEMLGWPQATFASKVELEDGRCTVTREVDGGLEQVGFSLPGVITTDLRLNTPRYASLPGIMKARRKELQEVAASTLGVDLTPRLRIKRLSAPPKRQAGRKLESVQEMVRLLHGEAKLI is encoded by the coding sequence GTGAAAATCCTGGTGCCGCTCAAGCGGGTCCCCGATCCCGCCACGACCATTAGCGTGCGCCCCGACGGCTCGGGGATCGTCACCGAAAACATCAAGTGGGTGGTCAATCCGTTTGACGAAATCGCGATCGAAGAAGGGCTGCGAATCAAGGAGCGCCTGGGCCAGGGCGAAGTGCTCCTGCTGGCGATCGGAACCAGCGCCTGGCAGGAACAACTGCGCACCGGCCTGGCGATGGGCGCGGACCGCGCCAAGCTCATCCTGAGCGACCAGGATCTGGACTCGCTCGCCATCGCTCGGCTGATCGCGGCCGTAGTTAAGCAAGAGCATCCCGACCTCGTCATTGTCGGCAAACAAGCCATTGACGACGACGCCAACCAGACCGGTCAGATGTTGGCCGAAATGCTGGGGTGGCCGCAGGCCACTTTTGCATCCAAGGTCGAATTGGAGGATGGGCGCTGCACGGTCACGCGCGAAGTCGATGGCGGCCTGGAGCAAGTCGGCTTCTCCCTGCCGGGCGTGATTACCACCGACCTGCGACTCAATACGCCGCGCTATGCGTCGTTGCCAGGAATCATGAAAGCCCGGCGCAAGGAGTTACAGGAGGTCGCGGCGAGTACTTTGGGCGTCGATCTCACCCCGCGGCTGCGGATTAAACGTCTGAGCGCTCCACCCAAACGCCAAGCCGGGCGCAAACTAGAATCGGTTCAGGAAATGGTCAGGCTACTGCACGGCGAAGCTAAGCTTATCTGA
- a CDS encoding LLM class flavin-dependent oxidoreductase — MSKLGISIASTPGNINLAPELAREAEAAGFVGTFTPEGGTNDGLMTCFTIARATSRIGIYTWITNIHFRLPVLCAGSAMMVQEAAAGRFVLGLGVSHRPAMEALGVRVENNRDKLRAYAGDLRRIFNGEVPGGRGRPAAKPSYPMPIYFSALSLETARLAGEMADGMELLMCSPERARRQAEVAWEGARANQRDPQAFKVTVGTPVYLSDDLDRAYQAAQENLAPYLMLPFYQRQWVRSGFEAEAKAAQEAARRGDSAGQRAAVSRRLIDSVALVGSAARCAQRLADYQATGAEIVVLSPRPVQNDMATATRAVIKAFGSN, encoded by the coding sequence ATGAGCAAACTGGGAATTTCCATCGCCTCTACGCCGGGCAATATCAACTTGGCCCCGGAACTCGCACGCGAGGCCGAAGCGGCCGGCTTTGTCGGCACCTTCACTCCCGAGGGCGGGACCAACGACGGGCTAATGACCTGTTTCACGATTGCGCGTGCCACCTCGCGCATCGGCATTTATACCTGGATCACCAACATTCACTTTCGGCTGCCCGTGCTTTGCGCCGGCTCGGCGATGATGGTGCAGGAAGCGGCGGCGGGCCGCTTCGTGCTGGGCCTAGGCGTCAGTCATCGGCCAGCGATGGAAGCGCTGGGGGTACGGGTAGAGAACAATCGCGACAAGCTGCGCGCTTATGCCGGAGATTTGCGCCGTATCTTCAATGGCGAGGTACCTGGCGGGCGCGGCCGGCCGGCAGCCAAGCCCTCCTACCCCATGCCGATTTACTTCTCCGCCCTGTCTTTGGAAACCGCTCGTCTGGCGGGCGAAATGGCCGACGGCATGGAATTGCTGATGTGCTCGCCCGAGCGCGCTCGCCGGCAAGCGGAAGTTGCCTGGGAAGGCGCGCGCGCGAACCAACGCGATCCTCAGGCCTTCAAGGTCACCGTGGGGACTCCGGTCTATCTCAGCGACGATCTTGATCGCGCTTACCAAGCGGCCCAGGAAAATCTGGCGCCCTATCTGATGCTGCCTTTCTACCAGCGCCAATGGGTGCGCAGCGGGTTCGAGGCCGAGGCCAAGGCCGCCCAGGAGGCGGCACGCCGCGGCGATAGCGCCGGGCAGCGCGCGGCGGTCTCGCGCCGTTTGATCGACTCGGTAGCGCTGGTGGGATCGGCCGCCCGTTGCGCCCAGCGTTTGGCCGATTATCAAGCAACTGGTGCCGAGATTGTCGTGCTCAGTCCGCGTCCGGTACAAAATGACATGGCCACTGCCACCCGCGCCGTCATCAAGGCCTTCGGGTCTAACTAA
- a CDS encoding IclR family transcriptional regulator: protein MMRRDKTNYVIQSVAHSLDVLEQFSNEVDELGVTELSKRLKLHKNNVFRLLATLEARGYIEQNKATENYRLGIRCLNLGRWYIDHMGLVRQARPILAELSRRCRESAFIGIIRREGVVPLEAAEPEDRHVKITLPIGQCLPLYCTAAGKVYLAFAPEDELTTTIPAQLPSHTTRTLHDRQTLVEQLRAMAAEGYAVDRGEYLEDVCSVAVPIRDYTRSVVGSLAVAGPAYRLSEERIIAEIVPAIMDAGSDLSQRLGYKE, encoded by the coding sequence ATGATGCGCCGAGATAAAACCAATTATGTCATCCAGTCGGTGGCTCATTCCCTGGACGTCTTGGAACAATTCTCCAACGAAGTCGACGAGCTGGGGGTAACCGAGCTATCCAAACGACTCAAGTTGCATAAAAACAACGTCTTCAGGTTGTTGGCGACCTTGGAGGCGCGCGGCTATATCGAGCAGAACAAGGCCACGGAGAATTATCGCTTGGGCATCCGTTGTCTGAACCTCGGTCGCTGGTACATCGACCATATGGGTTTGGTGCGGCAGGCCCGCCCGATCCTGGCAGAGCTTTCTCGAAGATGCCGTGAAAGCGCCTTCATCGGCATCATTCGCCGCGAGGGCGTGGTGCCTTTGGAGGCGGCCGAGCCCGAGGACCGCCATGTCAAGATTACTCTGCCCATTGGTCAGTGTCTGCCCCTGTATTGCACTGCTGCGGGCAAGGTTTACCTGGCCTTTGCTCCCGAGGACGAGCTGACCACCACGATACCGGCGCAATTGCCCAGCCACACCACGCGCACGCTTCATGACCGCCAGACGTTGGTTGAACAGCTTCGGGCTATGGCCGCCGAAGGTTATGCCGTCGATCGTGGAGAGTACCTGGAAGACGTCTGTTCGGTCGCGGTTCCGATCCGGGATTACACCCGCTCGGTGGTGGGTTCGCTGGCAGTGGCTGGTCCCGCTTACCGTTTGTCCGAGGAGCGTATAATCGCCGAGATCGTGCCGGCGATTATGGACGCGGGCAGTGATCTGTCCCAACGGCTAGGCTACAAGGAGTGA
- a CDS encoding CYCXC family (seleno)protein translates to MKQARRAAQQLGWVGVVLALAFGPTLLAYAQSAKPVAPSCCIRSSGPSHDRPVLNPSQFNGPIRQAYQVAKDHPDLLVQLHCYCGCDKSAGHKNLLDCYRDLHGATCGICTGEALEAARMFDQGASIEAIRAALKSRFGNS, encoded by the coding sequence ATGAAACAGGCGCGGAGAGCGGCACAACAACTCGGATGGGTTGGCGTGGTTTTGGCCTTGGCTTTTGGCCCGACGTTGCTGGCTTACGCGCAAAGCGCCAAGCCGGTTGCGCCAAGCTGTTGCATCAGGAGCAGCGGCCCGAGTCATGACCGCCCCGTGCTTAATCCCTCGCAATTCAACGGACCCATTCGCCAAGCCTATCAGGTGGCCAAGGATCATCCGGATCTGCTCGTGCAACTGCATTGCTACTGCGGTTGCGACAAAAGCGCCGGTCATAAGAATCTGCTCGATTGTTATCGCGATCTCCACGGCGCCACCTGTGGGATCTGCACCGGTGAGGCGCTGGAGGCGGCGCGGATGTTTGACCAGGGCGCTAGCATCGAGGCGATCCGGGCCGCGCTGAAAAGCCGTTTCGGTAACAGCTAG
- a CDS encoding (Fe-S)-binding protein, with translation MHQVTRQILWNVPTSFIVAMYLLLAALMAACVYAGAYWYRRIALGAAGAPRRDQPRRRLWLALREGVGQGAVVRESWGCIHYAMIVGFVGLLCGTTIVMINSDVRLLFERLGFPFYFYYGEFYLVFKAFMDTFFLMVLGATLAASARRFLIRPPLLDQPRADRMLDNLENRLGYWYPLLMLGLVTLSGLMLEGARINATHPGFTEWAYLGRRLGALEGALDAGAGFHRGLWLTHMLLVYGLLFAFPFSKLRHFAFAPVNLYLRNLGPRGRLAPILDFEHADTFGVSRIEQYSKKQLLDMASCLECGRCTINCPTATTGKALNPKHLVIAQREHLLAVAPALLSRATSASAPRADLITQVATEPAIWDCTNCGWCEEGCPVGIEHIQRIVDMRRHLVLMESRFPSEATAAFRGIEVQGNPWGLAQEKRAEWAAGLDVTQMTEVKDPAALEVLYWVGCAGSYDERNQRVSRAFARLMKQAGVRFAILGTEESCTGDPARRLGNEYLYAAMAQQNLETLNRYRPARIVTQCPHCYHNLKKEYPDFGSVGYEVVHEAEFIAELIATHRLKPARATTGRVTYHDPCFMARHDRKWTGAREVLASLPGSEQAEIEQSRNRTYCCGAGGGCFWKEEAGPHRINAARLEQLRAGQSETIATGCPFCMTMLTDAVKAQGLEEKLRVRDLVELVADASVPAHTPSAE, from the coding sequence ATGCATCAGGTGACCCGCCAGATTTTATGGAATGTTCCCACCTCCTTTATCGTCGCGATGTACCTGCTGTTGGCCGCGCTGATGGCGGCGTGCGTTTACGCTGGCGCCTATTGGTACCGGCGCATCGCGCTGGGTGCGGCCGGCGCGCCGCGCCGCGACCAGCCGCGCCGGCGGCTGTGGCTGGCATTGCGCGAGGGGGTGGGGCAAGGCGCGGTCGTGCGCGAGTCCTGGGGCTGTATTCATTATGCGATGATCGTTGGCTTCGTGGGCCTGCTCTGCGGCACGACCATCGTCATGATCAACAGCGATGTGCGACTGTTGTTTGAGCGCTTGGGATTCCCCTTTTATTTTTACTACGGTGAGTTCTACCTGGTGTTCAAAGCTTTCATGGACACCTTCTTTCTGATGGTGCTCGGGGCCACGCTGGCCGCCAGCGCGCGCCGGTTTTTGATTCGTCCCCCCCTGCTCGATCAGCCGCGTGCCGATCGCATGCTCGATAATCTGGAAAACCGCTTGGGCTACTGGTATCCGCTCTTGATGCTGGGGCTGGTAACCCTGAGCGGCCTGATGTTGGAAGGGGCACGCATCAACGCCACCCATCCGGGCTTCACAGAATGGGCGTATCTGGGGCGCCGCCTCGGCGCGCTTGAAGGCGCGCTGGACGCGGGCGCGGGCTTTCACCGCGGGCTGTGGCTGACTCACATGCTGCTGGTATATGGTCTGCTGTTCGCCTTCCCTTTCTCCAAGCTGCGCCACTTCGCTTTTGCACCGGTCAATCTTTATTTACGCAATCTAGGACCGCGTGGCCGCTTGGCTCCGATCCTCGACTTCGAGCATGCCGACACCTTTGGGGTCTCGCGCATCGAGCAGTATTCCAAAAAGCAGTTGCTCGACATGGCCTCCTGCTTGGAATGCGGTCGTTGCACAATCAACTGTCCGACCGCCACCACCGGTAAAGCGCTCAATCCCAAGCATCTGGTGATTGCCCAGCGCGAGCACCTTCTGGCAGTCGCGCCCGCGCTACTCAGCAGGGCCACCTCCGCCAGCGCGCCGCGCGCCGATCTGATCACGCAAGTGGCCACCGAGCCGGCGATTTGGGATTGCACCAACTGCGGTTGGTGCGAAGAGGGTTGCCCGGTGGGAATCGAGCACATCCAGCGCATCGTCGATATGCGCCGTCATCTGGTGTTGATGGAAAGTCGCTTCCCCAGTGAAGCCACCGCCGCTTTTCGCGGGATCGAAGTGCAAGGTAATCCCTGGGGGCTGGCCCAGGAGAAGCGCGCTGAGTGGGCGGCCGGCCTGGATGTGACGCAGATGACCGAGGTCAAAGATCCGGCGGCGCTGGAAGTATTGTACTGGGTCGGCTGCGCAGGTTCGTACGATGAGCGCAACCAGCGTGTCTCGCGCGCTTTCGCCCGCCTGATGAAACAAGCGGGGGTACGCTTCGCAATCCTGGGCACTGAGGAGTCATGCACCGGCGATCCGGCGCGTCGCCTGGGTAACGAATATCTATACGCTGCAATGGCTCAGCAAAATCTCGAGACGCTTAATCGCTACCGCCCGGCCCGCATCGTGACCCAGTGCCCCCATTGCTATCACAACCTCAAAAAGGAATATCCCGACTTTGGCTCGGTGGGTTACGAGGTCGTGCACGAGGCCGAGTTCATAGCCGAACTAATCGCGACCCATCGGCTCAAGCCCGCGCGCGCAACCACCGGGCGTGTCACCTACCACGATCCCTGCTTCATGGCTCGCCATGACCGCAAATGGACGGGGGCGCGCGAGGTTTTGGCTTCGCTTCCGGGCAGCGAGCAGGCCGAGATCGAGCAGTCGCGAAATCGTACTTATTGTTGCGGTGCGGGGGGTGGCTGCTTTTGGAAGGAAGAAGCCGGGCCCCATCGCATCAATGCGGCCCGCTTGGAACAACTGCGAGCCGGGCAGTCGGAGACCATCGCCACCGGCTGCCCGTTTTGCATGACCATGCTGACCGATGCGGTCAAAGCGCAGGGCTTGGAGGAAAAACTTCGGGTGCGCGACTTGGTGGAATTGGTCGCCGACGCTAGCGTGCCCGCGCACACGCCTTCCGCTGAATGA
- a CDS encoding electron transfer flavoprotein subunit alpha/FixB family protein — translation MGNVVVFAEHHHCQFPKSTLVALQAGAILAERIGSQCLAAILGEDIAALCPGLAQYGCKLLAVQHPALKNYLADAYAQALAAVAEQVDAEYLLATATARGKDLMPRLAARLNAPMASDIVAIETDGTLIRPMYAGNVLAAIELEGPRKVVTVRATAFEPAQPGATAAPIETVAVELKAEQLKMEYIGFNQTKNDRPQLTEARIVVSGGRGLRSGENFKLVLEPLVDVLGAAMGASRAAVDAGFVPNDLQVGQTGKVVAPDLYLAVGISGAIQHLAGMKDSKVIAAINKDPEAPIFNVADYGLVADLFAAVPELTQEIAKLKKG, via the coding sequence ATGGGCAATGTCGTAGTTTTTGCCGAGCATCACCACTGCCAATTTCCCAAATCGACTCTGGTCGCGTTACAGGCCGGAGCGATTTTGGCCGAGCGCATCGGCAGCCAATGCCTGGCCGCGATTTTAGGCGAGGACATCGCCGCCTTGTGTCCCGGGCTGGCACAATACGGGTGCAAGCTGCTGGCGGTGCAACACCCCGCGCTTAAAAATTATCTTGCTGATGCTTATGCCCAAGCCCTGGCCGCTGTTGCCGAGCAGGTCGACGCCGAATATTTGCTGGCGACCGCAACCGCGCGCGGCAAGGATTTGATGCCGCGGCTAGCGGCGCGCCTGAATGCGCCGATGGCCTCCGACATCGTGGCGATCGAAACCGACGGAACGCTGATTCGCCCGATGTATGCCGGCAATGTCCTGGCCGCGATCGAGCTGGAGGGTCCGCGCAAAGTCGTCACCGTGCGCGCGACCGCCTTCGAGCCTGCGCAGCCCGGCGCGACGGCCGCGCCGATCGAAACCGTGGCGGTGGAACTCAAGGCCGAGCAGTTGAAGATGGAGTACATCGGGTTCAACCAAACCAAAAACGACCGCCCTCAACTCACCGAGGCCAGGATCGTCGTGTCGGGCGGACGCGGGTTGCGCTCGGGCGAGAATTTCAAGCTAGTGTTGGAGCCGCTGGTCGACGTGCTGGGCGCCGCGATGGGGGCCAGCCGCGCAGCGGTGGACGCCGGTTTCGTGCCCAACGATCTACAGGTCGGACAGACCGGTAAAGTGGTGGCACCCGACCTCTATCTGGCGGTGGGTATCTCGGGCGCTATTCAGCACTTAGCCGGGATGAAGGATTCCAAGGTGATTGCCGCGATCAACAAGGATCCCGAGGCGCCGATCTTCAATGTTGCCGACTATGGCTTGGTCGCCGACCTTTTTGCCGCGGTCCCCGAACTGACTCAAGAAATCGCCAAGCTCAAGAAGGGCTGA
- a CDS encoding response regulator has protein sequence MASAELRGHKSELVPDSYLLEYAAKIAALGGAAHEQSVAEIQRLLGQALQARVVVLMLPEDGGRQLRGRAPGLGLSPAAIHDLCLSLEEGSLAAGLLRAGQPSAIETPRQVAALPPMLGPGRVLAVPLTAGQVGGLLLVVGRPQRVSDPAARELAKVAAAVIGSALAMTEQLQLVDELRHANRGWRELLAQLSHELRAALTPILTWTQILARQARLERRWQKAIGVIERNTREQVRLVDDLLGIAGYPPAAGRPHRVDVGEQLQAAADAVRAQAQARQVELRVERPADGTAIEAEPRQLQQVIANLLRNAVRNAPQGGFIALSTTTENDAVVLKVSNPQGGFESASFKRTVELVEESQTAHKASTSAAGLGVGVALIRPMIERQGGELRAGSAGPGTGVSFEVRLPGSAGAGHSTAARGRDLDGVRVLLIEDHQDSREAVAALLEAQGAQVATAACGEEGIQRAHSERPDVVVCDLAMPGMNGYDVARHLRADAQGRPLTLLALSAHGAPADVERARQAGFSAHLLKPVEALSLVKVIAASAHA, from the coding sequence ATGGCCAGCGCTGAGCTTCGTGGTCACAAATCGGAACTTGTGCCGGACAGCTACCTGCTGGAGTATGCGGCGAAGATCGCCGCACTCGGCGGAGCTGCCCACGAACAAAGCGTAGCCGAAATTCAACGATTGCTGGGCCAGGCGCTGCAGGCGCGGGTGGTGGTGTTGATGCTGCCCGAAGATGGCGGTCGGCAATTGCGCGGGCGGGCGCCGGGGCTGGGTTTATCGCCGGCAGCTATCCACGATTTGTGCCTGAGTCTTGAGGAAGGGAGCTTGGCCGCCGGGCTACTGCGCGCCGGTCAGCCCAGCGCAATTGAAACTCCGCGCCAAGTCGCCGCGCTGCCCCCTATGTTGGGGCCAGGTCGTGTGCTGGCGGTTCCGCTGACTGCCGGTCAGGTCGGCGGTTTGCTGTTGGTTGTTGGCCGTCCCCAGCGCGTTTCTGACCCGGCGGCCCGTGAGCTAGCAAAGGTAGCGGCCGCGGTGATTGGCAGCGCGCTGGCCATGACCGAGCAGCTACAACTGGTTGACGAATTGCGCCATGCCAATCGCGGCTGGCGCGAGCTGCTGGCTCAGCTCTCGCACGAATTGCGCGCGGCCTTGACCCCGATTCTGACCTGGACCCAGATCCTCGCACGCCAAGCGCGCCTGGAACGACGTTGGCAGAAGGCAATCGGAGTGATCGAGCGCAATACCCGCGAGCAGGTCCGGCTGGTCGACGATCTGCTGGGCATCGCCGGCTACCCGCCCGCCGCGGGCCGGCCCCACCGTGTCGACGTCGGCGAACAGCTTCAGGCTGCGGCCGACGCGGTGCGCGCTCAAGCCCAAGCCCGACAGGTGGAGCTGAGGGTCGAGCGGCCCGCGGATGGGACAGCGATCGAGGCGGAGCCGCGCCAATTGCAGCAGGTTATCGCCAATCTCTTACGCAATGCGGTACGCAACGCTCCCCAGGGTGGGTTCATCGCACTGAGCACAACGACCGAAAACGACGCCGTGGTGCTCAAGGTCAGCAACCCCCAAGGCGGGTTTGAATCTGCTTCTTTCAAGCGCACGGTCGAATTGGTCGAGGAGTCCCAGACAGCCCACAAAGCGTCCACCAGTGCGGCGGGACTCGGCGTTGGGGTGGCCCTCATCCGCCCGATGATTGAGCGTCAAGGCGGTGAGTTGCGGGCGGGCAGCGCGGGACCCGGGACCGGGGTGTCCTTCGAGGTGCGCCTGCCGGGTAGCGCTGGGGCCGGCCATTCCACCGCGGCACGTGGGCGCGATTTGGACGGAGTGCGGGTCCTGCTTATCGAGGACCATCAGGATTCGCGCGAAGCGGTGGCGGCTTTACTCGAAGCCCAGGGAGCGCAGGTTGCCACCGCGGCCTGTGGCGAAGAAGGCATCCAGCGCGCCCACAGCGAGCGGCCCGACGTCGTGGTATGCGATCTGGCGATGCCCGGGATGAATGGATATGACGTGGCGCGCCATCTGCGCGCTGATGCCCAGGGCCGGCCTTTGACCCTGCTGGCACTCTCCGCCCATGGCGCGCCGGCCGATGTCGAGCGAGCGCGCCAAGCGGGCTTTTCGGCTCACCTGCTCAAGCCTGTCGAAGCGCTCAGCCTGGTCAAGGTAATCGCCGCCAGCGCCCATGCCTGA